The following proteins are co-located in the Desulfatirhabdium butyrativorans DSM 18734 genome:
- a CDS encoding general secretion pathway protein GspK gives MCKSNGFVLLITLALITVLLALTFSLHRSGIRAYVRSSLSGKRAILHAMAESGIRLGMAILIRDKTESEIDSIQECWADGECLKKHTEALAFDEGEVRLSIEDEQGKLQINALVTGQNGNQFHPAGYAAWSRFLQDRAKNLQLDIDAEEIVDSLKDWMDAEDDDRITGAKGAESAYYMGLPHPYPCKNAAVDDIRELLRVRGISSELFYGKPDHPGMVSFITACSEKLIPGRFGRININTAKPEILRLVLPESREYLAEEMAAYRSARSAVSFVHDLSDPLWYKQVPGLADVAIPVDWICLASDLFTISTTARIDAATVSITARVLREKDPKSGGWGCRIITWESDR, from the coding sequence ATGTGTAAATCCAATGGATTTGTGCTGCTGATCACGCTTGCACTCATTACGGTTCTGCTTGCGCTGACCTTCAGCCTGCATCGCAGCGGAATAAGGGCCTATGTGCGGAGTTCGCTTTCGGGAAAGCGTGCGATTCTGCACGCCATGGCAGAGAGCGGCATCCGACTGGGCATGGCGATATTGATCCGGGACAAGACGGAAAGTGAAATCGATTCGATCCAGGAGTGCTGGGCGGACGGAGAATGCCTGAAAAAGCATACCGAAGCGCTCGCCTTTGACGAAGGCGAGGTGCGCCTTTCCATTGAAGATGAGCAGGGCAAACTTCAGATCAACGCCCTGGTGACGGGGCAGAACGGTAACCAGTTCCATCCCGCTGGTTATGCGGCATGGAGCCGCTTTCTGCAGGATCGCGCCAAAAACCTGCAACTCGATATCGATGCAGAGGAGATCGTCGATTCGCTGAAAGATTGGATGGATGCGGAAGACGATGATCGGATTACCGGGGCCAAGGGCGCCGAATCGGCCTATTACATGGGCCTGCCGCATCCCTATCCCTGCAAGAACGCGGCGGTGGACGATATCCGGGAACTGCTCCGGGTCCGTGGGATTTCCTCGGAGCTCTTTTATGGAAAACCGGATCATCCCGGGATGGTTTCATTCATCACGGCATGCTCCGAAAAACTGATCCCCGGTCGTTTCGGCAGGATCAACATCAATACGGCAAAGCCCGAAATTCTCCGGCTGGTACTCCCCGAAAGCCGGGAGTACCTGGCTGAGGAAATGGCTGCATACCGCAGTGCCCGCTCGGCCGTTTCGTTTGTTCATGATCTTTCCGACCCGCTGTGGTATAAGCAGGTGCCTGGGTTGGCGGATGTTGCCATTCCAGTCGACTGGATTTGCCTGGCAAGCGACCTCTTCACGATCAGCACAACGGCACGGATCGATGCAGCCACCGTGAGCATCACGGCTCGGGTGCTTCGGGAAAAGGATCCGAAGAGCGGGGGATGGGGATGCCGGATCATTACATGGGAATCGGATCGATAA
- the gmk gene encoding guanylate kinase → MTESEHRKAGTEDRPHLFIVSAPSGAGKTTLCRAVLEAMPDLVYSVSYTTRAPRPGERDGIDYHFIDAERFKQAIQQSRWAEWAEVHGNFYGTSADLIEDALRRGQDVLLDIDVQGAQSISGRYPEHSITIFIRPPDMDALRRRLESRQTDSPAVIERRLRNAEQEMAQMHRYRHVIVNDVLEKAIGELIGVIRSYRSSDPAGGVTGVSR, encoded by the coding sequence ATGACTGAATCCGAACACCGGAAGGCGGGCACTGAAGACCGACCCCATCTGTTCATTGTATCGGCGCCAAGCGGGGCCGGGAAAACGACGCTATGCAGGGCCGTGCTTGAGGCAATGCCCGATCTGGTCTATTCGGTTTCCTATACCACCCGGGCTCCGCGACCGGGTGAGCGGGATGGCATCGATTACCACTTCATCGATGCTGAGCGTTTCAAACAGGCGATACAACAGAGCCGATGGGCGGAATGGGCAGAGGTGCATGGGAACTTTTACGGAACATCGGCCGATCTGATCGAAGATGCCCTGCGCCGGGGCCAGGATGTACTGCTCGACATCGATGTTCAGGGCGCCCAATCCATTTCCGGCAGATATCCGGAGCACAGCATCACGATCTTCATCCGGCCGCCTGATATGGATGCGCTGCGCAGACGGCTGGAATCCCGCCAGACCGATTCCCCTGCCGTCATTGAGCGGCGTCTTCGGAATGCCGAGCAGGAAATGGCCCAAATGCATCGGTATCGGCACGTCATCGTCAACGATGTGCTGGAGAAGGCGATCGGGGAGTTGATCGGCGTCATCCGGTCCTATCGAAGCTCCGATCCGGCAGGTGGTGTAACGGGGGTGAGCCGCTGA
- a CDS encoding extracellular matrix/biofilm biosynthesis regulator RemA family protein → MGFLNKLVPIGFGNTIAADRIVAIISPASAPAKKLKTEAKKENRLVDATHGRKTRTILVMDSNHIVLSAVHIETLCQRFQPKMDGSKFLAEHSTDAEEMEAIHD, encoded by the coding sequence ATGGGTTTTTTGAATAAATTGGTTCCGATCGGTTTCGGTAACACCATCGCGGCTGACCGCATCGTTGCCATCATCTCGCCGGCTTCGGCGCCTGCCAAGAAACTGAAAACGGAAGCCAAAAAGGAAAACAGGCTTGTGGACGCCACACACGGCCGGAAAACACGTACCATCCTGGTCATGGACAGCAACCATATCGTCCTGTCTGCGGTGCACATCGAAACCCTGTGCCAACGTTTCCAGCCCAAGATGGACGGTTCAAAGTTCCTGGCCGAACATTCGACGGACGCGGAAGAAATGGAAGCCATCCATGACTGA
- the rlmB gene encoding 23S rRNA (guanosine(2251)-2'-O)-methyltransferase RlmB: MRSEILYGIHPVQEALRAGRRRIDRIYVGTEKPSERIRSVLNLAGEKSVAISEVKPGFLRELCATGTHQGLVASVGPYPMIEFEDLLDGLRSAQHSRFFLVLDGITDPQNLGALLRTALCAGVDGVLLPKDRSVHPTPTVCKASAGAMEHLRIARVTNVASCLRMLQKRQVWIAGLEPNASTLMYDIDWTLPIAIVIGAEGKGIRPLVQAQCDWMVAIPQASGFNSLNASVAGALVMYEVLRARRLQNTVSGRSE; the protein is encoded by the coding sequence ATGCGCAGCGAAATCCTCTATGGCATCCATCCGGTTCAAGAAGCGTTGCGGGCGGGTCGAAGGCGGATCGATCGCATCTATGTCGGTACCGAAAAGCCATCGGAGCGAATTCGTTCGGTGCTGAACCTGGCCGGAGAAAAGTCCGTAGCGATATCCGAAGTGAAGCCCGGATTTCTCCGGGAGTTGTGCGCAACGGGCACCCATCAGGGGCTTGTTGCGTCAGTCGGCCCCTATCCCATGATCGAGTTTGAAGATTTGCTTGACGGACTCCGTTCGGCGCAACATTCCCGTTTTTTTCTGGTGCTCGATGGAATTACCGACCCCCAGAATCTGGGCGCCCTGTTGAGAACGGCCCTGTGCGCAGGCGTCGATGGCGTGCTGCTTCCCAAGGATCGCTCCGTACATCCCACCCCGACGGTTTGCAAGGCCTCGGCAGGGGCTATGGAACATTTGCGGATTGCCAGGGTGACCAATGTCGCATCCTGTCTCCGGATGCTGCAGAAGCGGCAGGTATGGATCGCCGGGCTGGAACCGAATGCATCCACCCTGATGTATGACATCGACTGGACATTGCCCATCGCCATCGTGATCGGCGCCGAAGGCAAAGGCATTCGGCCGCTCGTGCAGGCCCAATGTGACTGGATGGTCGCCATCCCGCAGGCATCCGGTTTCAATTCGCTCAACGCTTCGGTAGCCGGCGCCCTGGTGATGTACGAAGTGCTCCGCGCCAGAAGACTCCAGAATACCGTATCCGGCCGAAGTGAATGA
- a CDS encoding PilN domain-containing protein encodes MDDQILTVQWQTGSVEAAVVRVGRKSFQVIDRARVEGNSHCGGEPETLLQQVLSALAQRVPIHSLDCLVLISAALFQFRLMFLPFQKRQDIEQVLPFEIGATIIGGIESMAVDFDVVGNSEKGSLILAACIQKRCIEKMLAELCPYRIRMFRIVPSGYALARGIFPRDEGQGRAWVLIDAESPQEVTLVGRVNNTIRFVRHVYLDIPLVEHDAAGWHTLGMEIRRTLLAERERADFAFLPDFGVFRSDNDAAGLAILERLAQAAQLPIKTLESWIGADDGLSSEGNAGFPLQMQIQGARMAGGLDFRPQSRSIRTFWNNRRRRILWMAGLAGLAAICGLAYIGMDMALSARQVKALDQMISERFYRVFPRDVPMVEPVQQLRTKIKELEDDPLLAFSGQPSRTIDILDAFSRDVLAKLDVVITRMNIERDRLSLSGHAADYESVYEMKRRIEKTDGPASVTIQSATQEQKQNRVIFSMDISRFNP; translated from the coding sequence ATGGACGATCAAATCCTGACGGTTCAATGGCAAACGGGAAGTGTCGAGGCCGCCGTTGTCCGGGTCGGGCGAAAATCCTTTCAGGTGATCGACCGGGCTCGGGTCGAGGGGAATTCCCATTGCGGTGGCGAACCGGAAACATTGCTCCAACAGGTTCTTTCCGCTCTGGCCCAACGCGTGCCGATCCATTCGCTCGACTGCCTTGTCCTGATTTCAGCGGCCCTGTTTCAGTTCCGGCTGATGTTTCTTCCGTTTCAAAAACGACAGGATATCGAACAGGTGCTTCCTTTCGAGATCGGCGCCACCATCATTGGCGGGATCGAATCGATGGCCGTGGATTTCGATGTGGTCGGAAACAGTGAAAAAGGATCCCTCATTCTTGCTGCATGCATCCAAAAACGGTGCATCGAAAAGATGCTGGCAGAGCTTTGCCCCTATCGAATCCGAATGTTTCGGATCGTTCCTTCGGGATATGCATTGGCCAGGGGGATTTTCCCCCGGGATGAGGGGCAGGGACGGGCATGGGTGCTCATCGATGCCGAATCGCCGCAGGAAGTTACGCTGGTGGGGAGGGTGAACAATACCATCCGATTTGTGCGGCATGTGTATTTGGATATTCCCCTGGTGGAACACGATGCCGCCGGATGGCACACGCTGGGCATGGAAATCCGGCGTACGCTTCTGGCCGAACGGGAACGGGCCGATTTTGCCTTTTTGCCGGATTTCGGGGTGTTTCGGAGCGACAACGACGCTGCCGGCCTTGCGATATTGGAGCGGCTGGCACAAGCTGCCCAATTGCCGATCAAAACCCTGGAATCATGGATCGGTGCGGATGATGGCCTATCATCCGAAGGGAACGCCGGTTTCCCGCTTCAGATGCAGATCCAGGGAGCCAGGATGGCGGGTGGACTCGATTTTCGCCCGCAGAGCCGTTCCATTCGCACTTTCTGGAACAATCGGCGCAGGCGCATCCTGTGGATGGCAGGTCTTGCGGGGCTCGCTGCCATTTGCGGGCTTGCCTATATCGGAATGGATATGGCGCTATCGGCAAGGCAGGTCAAAGCCCTCGATCAGATGATATCGGAGCGCTTCTACCGGGTGTTTCCAAGGGATGTTCCGATGGTGGAGCCGGTTCAGCAGCTTCGGACGAAAATCAAGGAACTCGAAGACGACCCGTTGCTTGCATTCTCCGGACAACCTTCACGGACAATCGATATATTGGATGCCTTCAGCAGGGATGTGCTGGCAAAACTCGATGTGGTGATCACCCGGATGAACATCGAGAGAGACAGACTTTCCTTATCGGGGCATGCTGCCGATTACGAATCGGTCTATGAGATGAAGCGTCGGATCGAAAAGACGGATGGCCCGGCTTCCGTTACCATCCAGTCCGCAACCCAGGAACAGAAACAGAACCGGGTGATTTTTTCGATGGACATCTCCCGCTTCAATCCCTGA
- a CDS encoding phospholipid carrier-dependent glycosyltransferase, which produces MQTRPISYFLLLLSFFLIAYIFPLGARDLVIPDETRYGEIPREMIAQNEWIVPKLNGLRYFEKPVLGYWVHAASLLIFGENNFAVRFPSVLAVGLSALLVFGMVQRALRNSSDKGPFPATLAALVYLSCIEVFGVGNTAVLDSLFAFLVTASICAFHGACEAPSGSRREKSFLVLAGLGCGLGFLTKGFLALAVPVAAIVPFFIWERRLADIFRMSWIPILTACLVALPWGLAIHFREPDFWRFFFWNEHIRRFMASNAQHKESFWFFFLVAPAMFVPWTFLIPAAVAGIRDRVQEQGSRGRLIRFSLCWLIFPFLLFSLSKGKLLTYILPCFPPFAISVAFGLDALFQKSRQSRLLQGGILVNAFLFGLILIGFGYVQAFGFEGIRPFEEFWKAGLAATGVLCILLMCWLAYRSTHQRKKVLLFGMAPFLLYFVTHFTIPDQTIEAKCPGPFLEKAIRGLPRDVLILSDEESVTAVCWYLKRSDVYVVGLPGELDYGSEYPDAAGRLMEVQRASDLIRQNPGKTILISQAENILQWRQELPEPVFQERSGPSGFVLFRY; this is translated from the coding sequence ATGCAAACACGGCCCATATCCTATTTCCTGCTCCTGCTGTCCTTTTTTTTGATAGCCTATATTTTCCCCTTGGGTGCCCGGGACCTGGTCATTCCGGATGAAACCCGTTATGGGGAAATACCGAGGGAGATGATCGCCCAAAACGAGTGGATCGTCCCAAAACTCAACGGGCTTCGCTATTTTGAAAAACCCGTACTGGGTTATTGGGTGCATGCGGCTTCCCTGTTGATTTTCGGCGAAAACAATTTTGCGGTGCGCTTTCCTTCCGTCCTGGCTGTCGGGCTTTCGGCATTGCTCGTTTTTGGAATGGTTCAGAGGGCTCTTCGGAACAGTTCGGACAAGGGCCCTTTCCCAGCCACTCTTGCCGCGCTGGTTTACCTTTCCTGCATTGAGGTGTTCGGAGTCGGGAACACGGCTGTTCTGGACAGCCTCTTCGCTTTTCTGGTGACGGCAAGCATTTGTGCCTTTCATGGGGCTTGCGAAGCCCCATCGGGATCGAGGCGGGAAAAATCGTTTCTGGTGCTTGCGGGTTTGGGTTGCGGTCTTGGTTTTCTGACGAAGGGTTTTCTGGCTTTGGCAGTTCCGGTTGCGGCCATTGTGCCGTTTTTCATCTGGGAGCGGCGCTTGGCGGACATCTTTCGCATGAGCTGGATTCCCATTTTGACTGCTTGCCTTGTCGCATTGCCCTGGGGGCTCGCGATCCATTTCAGGGAACCGGATTTCTGGCGCTTCTTCTTCTGGAACGAGCATATCCGCCGCTTTATGGCAAGCAATGCCCAACACAAGGAGTCCTTCTGGTTTTTCTTTCTGGTTGCCCCCGCCATGTTTGTGCCCTGGACGTTTCTGATTCCAGCGGCTGTCGCCGGGATCAGGGATCGGGTACAGGAGCAGGGTTCCCGAGGACGTCTGATCCGCTTTTCGCTATGCTGGTTGATCTTTCCGTTTCTGTTGTTTTCTCTTTCCAAAGGGAAACTTCTGACCTACATTCTGCCGTGTTTTCCGCCATTTGCCATTTCCGTCGCTTTCGGGCTCGATGCGCTTTTTCAAAAGAGCCGGCAGAGCAGACTGCTTCAGGGGGGGATTCTGGTCAATGCCTTCCTGTTCGGTCTGATCCTGATCGGGTTCGGCTATGTGCAGGCCTTTGGCTTCGAGGGGATCAGGCCTTTTGAAGAATTCTGGAAAGCCGGGCTTGCCGCCACCGGTGTTTTGTGTATTCTGCTGATGTGTTGGCTGGCCTATAGAAGCACCCATCAACGAAAAAAGGTCCTTCTTTTCGGCATGGCACCGTTTCTGTTGTATTTCGTCACACACTTCACCATTCCGGATCAAACGATAGAAGCCAAATGCCCGGGTCCTTTTCTGGAAAAAGCCATCCGGGGTCTTCCCCGGGATGTGCTGATTCTTTCCGATGAGGAATCGGTCACTGCAGTCTGCTGGTATCTCAAGAGAAGCGATGTCTATGTCGTTGGCCTTCCGGGTGAGCTCGATTACGGTTCTGAATATCCGGATGCCGCCGGAAGGCTGATGGAAGTGCAGCGGGCATCCGATCTGATCCGCCAAAACCCCGGTAAAACGATCCTCATTTCACAGGCGGAAAACATCCTGCAATGGCGGCAGGAGCTGCCAGAGCCTGTCTTTCAGGAAAGAAGCGGCCCGTCGGGATTTGTCCTGTTCCGGTACTGA
- the arnD gene encoding 4-deoxy-4-formamido-L-arabinose-phosphoundecaprenol deformylase, whose protein sequence is MCPVGLRIDVDTLRGTRIGVLHLIDLLAKYHIHASFFFSVGPDNMGRHLWRLLRPAFLIKMLRTRASRLYGWDILLQGTLWPGPVIGRRCAGPIRKAASAGHEIGLHAWDHHRWQMKIDAMDRHAIAAEIRKAFDLLEEILGKPPQSFAAPAWRVTPQALDVLNTFPFAYESDCRGHSIFRPLISGKYYGHVQVPTTMPTYDELIGVHCTPETYNDYILDKIAPGSLHVLTIHAEVEGISCLNLFEDFLIQAARRGISFHPLGELVRCDDRAVPLSAIDQSRVTGREGWISCQAPTSTPSTD, encoded by the coding sequence ATGTGCCCTGTTGGTCTGCGTATCGATGTGGATACACTGAGAGGCACACGGATCGGCGTTCTGCACCTCATCGATCTGCTGGCCAAATACCATATTCATGCAAGCTTTTTCTTTTCGGTCGGTCCGGACAATATGGGTCGCCATTTGTGGCGGCTTCTGCGTCCCGCCTTTCTGATCAAGATGCTCAGGACGCGGGCGAGCCGACTCTATGGCTGGGACATTTTGCTTCAGGGTACGTTGTGGCCGGGCCCCGTGATCGGCAGGCGTTGTGCCGGGCCCATCCGGAAGGCCGCATCAGCAGGTCATGAAATCGGACTTCATGCCTGGGACCACCACCGCTGGCAGATGAAGATCGATGCCATGGACCGCCATGCCATTGCGGCGGAAATCCGGAAAGCATTCGATTTGCTGGAGGAAATCCTCGGAAAACCGCCGCAGAGCTTTGCGGCTCCTGCCTGGAGGGTAACGCCGCAAGCCCTCGATGTGCTGAATACATTCCCGTTCGCGTATGAGTCCGATTGTCGAGGCCACTCGATTTTTCGACCGCTCATTTCCGGAAAATATTATGGGCATGTTCAGGTGCCAACCACGATGCCCACATACGACGAGCTGATCGGGGTGCATTGTACCCCCGAAACCTACAATGACTACATCCTGGACAAGATTGCGCCGGGAAGCCTTCATGTGCTGACCATCCACGCCGAAGTGGAAGGAATCAGTTGTCTGAATCTTTTCGAAGATTTTCTGATCCAGGCGGCTCGGCGAGGCATCTCCTTTCACCCGCTTGGCGAACTCGTGCGCTGCGATGATCGTGCCGTTCCGTTATCGGCAATCGATCAGTCACGGGTCACCGGTAGAGAAGGATGGATTTCCTGCCAGGCGCCCACATCCACCCCATCCACAGATTGA
- a CDS encoding Trm112 family protein, translating to MALNEELLKILVCPKCKGEINLNERRDGLICNACSLLYPIIDEIPVMLIEEAKPIVVEKHE from the coding sequence ATGGCCTTGAATGAAGAATTGCTGAAAATCCTGGTTTGTCCCAAATGCAAAGGGGAGATCAACCTGAATGAACGCCGTGATGGGCTGATCTGCAATGCTTGCAGTCTGCTCTATCCGATTATCGACGAGATTCCGGTCATGTTGATTGAAGAAGCCAAGCCGATTGTTGTGGAGAAACATGAGTGA
- a CDS encoding glycosyltransferase family 2 protein has translation MELSFIIVNWNTKALLLQCLDSIRETVVDIGYEIWVVDNASTDGSAEAVQAHDPGVHLLRNEVNLGFAAANNQAFSRMAGRYAILLNSDARLTPGAARILYDYMEGHPDAGMACGQLLNADGSLQRSVANFPSWVTLLGNETLLNLLLPRRYPGKRRVLGHPIEVESGIGACLILRKAAIDQIGGFDEGYFFFFEETDYAKRMWENGWKVMFVPQARIVHEQGKSVGTRADGRMLFYRSRYRYLRKWHPSTHSLLGVLIVARLLANFLLSGAGVLLTAGCVPSVRVKTAVYGKLLLWHLMGCP, from the coding sequence GTGGAACTATCCTTTATCATTGTCAACTGGAATACCAAAGCGCTGCTGCTGCAGTGTCTCGATTCCATACGGGAAACGGTAGTAGACATCGGTTATGAAATCTGGGTGGTGGACAATGCATCCACCGACGGGAGCGCCGAAGCGGTGCAGGCGCATGATCCAGGCGTGCATCTGCTGCGAAACGAAGTGAATCTCGGGTTTGCCGCGGCTAACAATCAGGCCTTTTCGCGGATGGCGGGACGGTATGCCATCCTGCTCAATTCGGATGCGAGGCTGACACCCGGAGCGGCCCGAATCTTATATGACTACATGGAAGGACATCCGGATGCCGGTATGGCCTGCGGTCAACTGCTCAATGCCGATGGTTCCCTGCAGCGCTCGGTAGCCAATTTCCCATCCTGGGTGACCCTTCTCGGCAACGAAACCTTGCTCAACCTGCTGCTTCCACGGCGCTATCCCGGCAAGCGCCGGGTTCTCGGACATCCCATCGAAGTGGAATCGGGGATCGGGGCATGTCTGATCCTGCGAAAGGCGGCCATCGATCAAATTGGCGGGTTCGATGAAGGATACTTTTTTTTCTTCGAAGAAACCGATTACGCCAAACGGATGTGGGAAAACGGTTGGAAAGTGATGTTTGTGCCGCAGGCGCGCATCGTCCATGAACAGGGCAAAAGTGTCGGCACCCGGGCGGATGGGAGAATGCTGTTTTACCGATCCCGATACCGGTATCTTCGGAAATGGCACCCTTCGACCCATTCGCTTTTAGGGGTTCTCATCGTTGCGCGTCTGTTGGCCAATTTCCTGCTTTCGGGAGCCGGTGTCTTGTTGACGGCGGGCTGCGTTCCGTCGGTTCGCGTCAAGACGGCGGTTTATGGTAAACTGCTGTTGTGGCACTTGATGGGATGCCCTTGA
- a CDS encoding YicC/YloC family endoribonuclease, giving the protein MINSMTAFARVECPSSTGAVVCEIRSVNSKNLDLSIRLPQGFSEKEEAVKKAVAAKVSRGRIEIFLGIDGAGIAAPVCVLNPEAARSYYEALCQLQNQLGISGEIDLALIAAAPGVVKLSQPVIGVEENWPAMIQCVEAALDALCGMRAREGAFLRTDFEQRLNLIEGFMREIVQESDGLLVWYQQRLVDRIGALVGSQVALDPARVAQEAAFLASKSDIAEELTRLNTHIAHFRSIMEEPEPPGRKLNFLIQEMHREINTIGSKTEKAGVAHRVVDIKAELEKLREQVQNVE; this is encoded by the coding sequence ATGATCAACAGCATGACCGCTTTTGCAAGAGTCGAATGCCCCTCTTCCACAGGGGCTGTCGTTTGTGAGATTCGATCTGTCAACAGCAAGAATCTCGATCTTTCTATCCGGCTGCCGCAGGGCTTTTCCGAAAAGGAGGAAGCCGTCAAGAAAGCGGTTGCCGCCAAAGTTTCCCGGGGGAGAATCGAAATTTTTCTCGGAATTGACGGGGCCGGGATTGCCGCTCCAGTCTGCGTTCTGAATCCGGAAGCCGCAAGGAGTTATTATGAAGCGCTATGCCAATTGCAGAACCAGCTCGGGATTTCCGGAGAAATCGATCTGGCCTTGATCGCCGCAGCGCCCGGGGTTGTCAAATTATCCCAGCCTGTTATCGGCGTCGAGGAAAACTGGCCGGCCATGATCCAGTGCGTTGAGGCGGCGCTCGATGCACTGTGCGGCATGCGGGCTCGTGAAGGCGCTTTTCTGCGTACGGATTTCGAGCAGCGGCTCAACCTCATCGAAGGGTTTATGAGAGAAATCGTTCAGGAATCCGATGGGCTTCTTGTCTGGTACCAGCAGCGGCTCGTGGACAGAATCGGGGCTCTTGTCGGCAGTCAGGTGGCGCTCGACCCTGCCCGTGTGGCACAGGAAGCCGCTTTTCTCGCATCGAAAAGCGATATTGCCGAAGAGCTGACCCGCCTGAACACGCATATCGCCCATTTTCGAAGCATCATGGAAGAACCGGAACCTCCCGGCAGAAAGCTCAATTTCCTCATTCAGGAAATGCATCGGGAAATCAACACGATCGGATCCAAGACGGAAAAGGCTGGCGTCGCCCATCGCGTGGTGGATATCAAGGCAGAGCTCGAAAAACTGCGTGAACAGGTGCAGAATGTCGAGTGA
- a CDS encoding DUF4416 family protein — MSEPKPPDPAKLVIGVFLRDASRFAAIFDVLIEQFGPVDILSRWFPFDFTAYYASEMGKPLFRRMMSFNGTIDPDCLAQIKLKTNEIETALQQEGRRTVNIDPGYLLRERFVLATGKNFAHRISIGKGIYADLTLIFQRGDFQTLAWTYPDYAQENVIGFLRKVRNKYIFDLKHRKIDGPASRSCASENRIPASGSIFSQQGE, encoded by the coding sequence ATGAGTGAACCCAAGCCGCCCGATCCAGCCAAACTGGTGATCGGTGTCTTCCTTCGGGATGCAAGCCGGTTTGCTGCAATCTTCGATGTCCTGATCGAGCAATTCGGTCCTGTCGATATACTGAGTCGTTGGTTTCCCTTCGACTTTACCGCCTACTATGCTTCGGAAATGGGTAAGCCCTTGTTCCGCCGGATGATGTCTTTCAACGGGACCATTGATCCGGATTGTCTGGCACAGATCAAGCTGAAGACCAACGAAATCGAAACTGCCTTGCAGCAGGAAGGAAGGCGAACGGTCAATATCGATCCGGGATATCTCTTGCGGGAGCGCTTCGTTCTGGCAACCGGGAAAAATTTCGCCCATCGCATTTCGATCGGGAAAGGGATTTATGCCGACCTCACCCTGATCTTTCAACGGGGCGATTTCCAGACACTGGCCTGGACCTACCCCGATTATGCCCAGGAAAATGTGATCGGATTTTTGCGGAAGGTCCGCAACAAATATATCTTCGATCTGAAGCACCGGAAAATCGATGGCCCAGCAAGCCGTTCCTGTGCCAGCGAAAATCGGATCCCGGCGAGTGGTTCGATCTTCTCGCAGCAAGGCGAATGA
- a CDS encoding uracil-DNA glycosylase produces the protein MNDLLLEIRNTLLMLKGMGVEQLSCSEDTLQKFDLLGNLQHAAKYDESLDEIRADIGECTRCELSRKRTKLVFGEGNPQAVLMFVGEGPGQDEDRTGRPFVGRSGQLLTKIIEAMQLKREDVYIGNVVKCRPPGNRTPLPEEIEICRPFLERQIQVIHPRFLCTLGAVATHALLRTTEPISRMRGKFYDYRGMRLLPTFHPSYLLKNPEKKRETWEDMKRLMAAMADHR, from the coding sequence TTGAACGATCTGTTGTTGGAAATCCGCAATACCTTGCTGATGTTGAAAGGAATGGGGGTTGAGCAATTGAGTTGCAGTGAAGATACCCTTCAGAAATTCGATTTGCTGGGAAACTTGCAACATGCGGCAAAATACGATGAAAGCCTCGATGAGATTCGTGCGGATATTGGTGAATGCACGCGGTGTGAACTCAGCAGGAAGCGGACAAAACTGGTGTTCGGCGAAGGTAACCCGCAGGCCGTATTGATGTTTGTCGGAGAAGGGCCGGGGCAGGATGAAGATCGGACCGGAAGGCCTTTTGTCGGAAGATCGGGCCAGTTGCTGACCAAAATTATCGAAGCGATGCAATTGAAACGAGAAGATGTGTATATCGGCAATGTCGTTAAATGCAGACCGCCAGGAAACAGAACGCCACTGCCCGAAGAAATCGAAATCTGCCGGCCGTTTCTGGAACGCCAGATTCAGGTCATTCACCCCCGATTCCTGTGCACGCTGGGGGCTGTCGCCACGCATGCCCTGTTGCGAACCACCGAGCCGATTTCGAGAATGCGGGGAAAATTTTACGACTATCGCGGCATGCGGCTGCTTCCAACCTTCCACCCCTCCTATCTGCTGAAAAATCCGGAAAAAAAGCGGGAAACCTGGGAGGATATGAAGCGGCTCATGGCTGCAATGGCGGACCATCGCTGA